One region of Mucilaginibacter sp. 14171R-50 genomic DNA includes:
- a CDS encoding ABC transporter permease, which produces MIKNYLRSAFRNFGRHKFIAFINISGLTIGLTCCLLILCYIINELSYDKFNINVADIYRVTRSFNNTDGVVNLHLGSVAPPFGPLLKNEFPDIKQVTRVYPNSGVTLRYKDKLFNEKESAFADENFFNFFTVKTIAGNPKTALTEPYSVMLTEERAHKYFGNENPINKEIRFANQFNFKVTGVYKAFPANSHLRPKMLMSFNTLNDTAVYGRKGLETNWGNNSFYTYLLLPPKYNVAGMTARFPAFLDKYMPHDGTNKPSEGTKLFLQRLADIHLYSHLDSEIDQNGDIKRVYIFSAIALFILLIACINYMNLSTARSTLRAKEIGIRKVIGAQQKQIISQFLGESVLITYVSLTLAFVITALSIPAINKASELGLSIHTILQPTILAPVLIVPFVIGILSGIYPAIFMSSFNPSKVLKGIMKVGNSGLSFRKVLVITQFSISIVLIVATIVVFQQLQFMQGKSLGLNKDHIVTLGSGVPAEQFESFKADLMRSPLISSISRSSRLPSGRLLDDQGISVFDGNTQKSTNADVKYVNTDYGFIPTYGIKIAAGRNFSRDYPTDTTNYILNQAAVSALGWKSAENAIGKDISYGGVKGKIIGVVNDFHFESLHQSIVPMIMRMPAFANSNYGRVAIKIDGRNINAALSNIEQTWKKYQPETPFDYTFLDERFQKLYTAEQQQGKLFTIFSCIAIFIACLGLFGLSAFTISQRVKEIGVRKVLGASIQQIVVELSKDFLKLVIIASVIALPVAWYAMNRWLLDFAFRIHIQWWVLAIAGITATLIALVTIGYQAIKAALANPTKSLRSE; this is translated from the coding sequence ATGATCAAAAATTATCTGCGCAGCGCCTTTCGCAATTTCGGCAGGCATAAATTTATTGCCTTTATCAATATATCGGGCTTAACCATTGGGTTAACCTGTTGCCTGCTAATACTTTGCTACATAATTAATGAGCTGAGCTACGATAAGTTCAATATCAACGTAGCGGATATTTACCGCGTTACCCGCAGCTTTAACAATACCGACGGTGTTGTTAATTTGCACCTGGGCTCGGTGGCCCCGCCCTTCGGCCCGCTATTAAAAAACGAATTCCCTGATATAAAGCAGGTAACCCGGGTTTACCCGAATAGCGGCGTCACCCTACGTTATAAAGACAAGTTATTTAACGAAAAGGAATCGGCTTTCGCCGATGAAAACTTCTTTAACTTTTTCACGGTTAAAACCATTGCAGGCAACCCGAAAACAGCCCTTACGGAGCCTTACAGCGTTATGCTAACCGAAGAACGGGCCCATAAATATTTCGGTAACGAAAACCCGATAAATAAAGAGATAAGGTTTGCCAACCAGTTTAATTTTAAAGTGACCGGCGTTTACAAGGCATTTCCGGCTAACTCGCACCTGCGCCCTAAAATGCTGATGTCGTTTAATACTTTAAATGATACCGCTGTTTACGGCCGAAAGGGGTTGGAAACCAACTGGGGAAATAACTCTTTTTACACTTACCTGCTATTACCCCCCAAATACAATGTAGCCGGCATGACGGCCCGCTTCCCTGCATTCTTAGACAAATACATGCCACACGACGGCACCAACAAACCATCGGAAGGTACAAAGCTGTTTTTGCAGCGGCTGGCTGATATCCACCTATATTCTCATCTGGATAGCGAGATAGATCAGAACGGCGATATTAAGCGTGTCTATATATTTTCGGCCATTGCCTTGTTTATTTTGCTGATAGCCTGCATTAACTACATGAACCTTTCAACCGCCCGTTCGACCTTAAGAGCCAAAGAAATTGGTATTAGAAAAGTAATTGGCGCACAGCAAAAGCAAATAATCAGTCAATTTTTAGGGGAATCGGTCCTGATAACGTATGTATCGCTCACTTTAGCATTCGTTATCACGGCCTTATCCATCCCAGCGATCAACAAGGCATCGGAATTAGGGTTATCCATACATACCATCCTACAGCCTACTATACTGGCGCCGGTGCTTATTGTGCCTTTTGTAATAGGGATACTCAGCGGCATTTATCCCGCTATCTTTATGTCGTCGTTCAACCCGTCAAAAGTGCTTAAAGGGATCATGAAGGTAGGGAACAGCGGCCTGTCGTTCCGTAAAGTACTGGTAATTACCCAATTTTCAATATCTATCGTGCTTATTGTAGCTACTATTGTTGTATTTCAGCAGCTGCAATTTATGCAGGGTAAATCGCTCGGATTAAACAAAGATCATATAGTGACATTAGGAAGTGGTGTACCGGCAGAGCAATTTGAGAGTTTTAAGGCAGATTTGATGCGCTCGCCTCTGATAAGTTCTATCAGCCGTTCGTCGCGCCTTCCCTCCGGCCGCTTACTTGATGATCAGGGCATCTCTGTTTTTGACGGTAACACCCAAAAAAGCACGAATGCCGACGTAAAATATGTGAATACCGACTATGGCTTTATACCTACCTACGGTATCAAGATTGCAGCCGGCCGCAACTTTAGCCGCGACTACCCTACTGACACTACAAACTATATTTTAAATCAGGCAGCGGTAAGTGCGCTTGGCTGGAAAAGCGCTGAAAACGCAATTGGCAAAGACATTAGCTATGGCGGCGTTAAAGGCAAAATTATCGGGGTGGTAAACGATTTCCATTTCGAATCGTTGCACCAGAGCATTGTGCCAATGATTATGCGTATGCCCGCTTTCGCTAATAGCAACTACGGGCGTGTAGCCATTAAAATCGATGGGCGTAACATTAATGCAGCGCTGAGTAACATTGAACAAACATGGAAAAAATACCAGCCGGAAACCCCTTTTGACTATACGTTTCTGGATGAGCGCTTTCAAAAACTGTACACGGCCGAGCAGCAGCAGGGCAAATTGTTTACTATTTTCTCGTGTATAGCCATATTTATCGCTTGCCTGGGGTTATTTGGCTTATCTGCCTTTACCATTTCGCAGCGGGTTAAAGAGATAGGTGTGCGTAAAGTATTAGGCGCCAGCATACAGCAAATTGTTGTGGAGCTTTCTAAAGATTTTTTAAAGCTTGTTATTATTGCTTCAGTTATCGCGCTCCCTGTAGCCTGGTACGCTATGAACAGGTGGCTGCTCGATTTTGCGTTCCGTATTCACATACAGTGGTGGGTGCTTGCCATTGCCGGTATTACAGCTACGCTTATTGCCTTAGTCACAATAGGCTATCAAGCTATAAAAGCAGCGCTTGCCAACCCAACCAAAAGTTTACGAAGCGAATGA